In the genome of Actinomadura graeca, one region contains:
- a CDS encoding lysophospholipid acyltransferase family protein, with amino-acid sequence MSEIVYPPVIKTALGVFKALNIRVRLEGTDQIPRTGGAVLVSNHVSYLDFIFAGLAAYPAGRLVRFMAKKEIFDSRVGGPLMRGMHHIPVDREAGASSYAAALKALKSGEIVGVFAEATISRSFTVKDIKSGAVRMAVAGKVPLIPVAVWGPQRMWTKGRKRRLLQRNVPVAVLVGEPLYPKRGDDYDQVTRDLRAAMSALLEKAQREYPDVPRPGETWWQPAYLGGSAPTPGEAEKLDLQEAEARKAARGSGA; translated from the coding sequence ATGTCCGAAATCGTGTACCCGCCGGTGATCAAGACGGCTCTCGGAGTGTTCAAGGCCCTGAACATCAGGGTCCGTCTGGAGGGGACCGACCAGATCCCCCGCACCGGCGGCGCGGTGCTGGTCAGCAACCACGTCAGCTACCTGGACTTCATCTTCGCGGGGCTCGCCGCGTACCCGGCCGGGCGGCTGGTGCGGTTCATGGCCAAGAAGGAGATCTTCGACAGCCGGGTGGGCGGGCCGCTGATGCGCGGGATGCATCACATCCCGGTGGACCGGGAGGCGGGCGCGTCGTCGTACGCGGCGGCGCTGAAGGCGCTCAAGAGCGGGGAGATCGTCGGCGTGTTCGCCGAGGCGACGATCAGCCGCTCGTTCACGGTGAAGGACATCAAGAGCGGCGCGGTGCGGATGGCGGTGGCGGGGAAGGTGCCGCTGATCCCCGTCGCGGTGTGGGGCCCGCAGCGGATGTGGACGAAGGGCCGCAAGCGTCGGCTGCTCCAGCGCAACGTCCCGGTGGCGGTCCTCGTCGGTGAGCCGCTGTACCCCAAGCGCGGCGACGACTACGACCAGGTCACCCGCGACCTGCGGGCCGCGATGTCGGCGCTGCTGGAGAAGGCGCAGCGCGAGTACCCCGACGTGCCGCGCCCGGGCGAGACGTGGTGGCAGCCCGCCTACCTGGGCGGATCGGCGCCGACGCCCGGCGAGGCCGAGAAGCTCGACCTCCAGGAGGCCGAGGCCCGCAAGGCGGCCCGGGGGTCCGGGGCCTGA
- the ddaH gene encoding dimethylargininase — MPAMEPSTVPARTALRRHYLMCRPEHFAVTYAINPWMDPAAGADAGRAVEQWEALRAAYVALGHEVSLIDPIAGLPDMVFAANGALVVGGRAYGARFRYPQRRAEGPAYADWLRGNGFAEVLEPEHTNEGEGDFLTLDHVILAGTGFRTDIAAHQEAQEFLGRPVVTLRLVDPRFYHLDTALFPLGGDNVAYYPGAFSPGSRAVLERLFPDAVLAGERDAAVLGLNAVCDGRNVVVDAGAVELIGTLRGHGYEPVPVDLSELRKAGGGPKCCTLELRP, encoded by the coding sequence ATGCCGGCCATGGAGCCGAGCACCGTCCCCGCGCGGACCGCGCTGCGGCGGCATTACCTGATGTGCCGTCCCGAGCACTTCGCCGTCACGTACGCGATCAACCCGTGGATGGATCCGGCGGCGGGCGCCGACGCGGGGCGGGCCGTGGAGCAGTGGGAGGCGCTGCGGGCCGCGTACGTCGCGCTGGGTCACGAGGTGAGCCTGATCGATCCGATCGCGGGGCTGCCCGACATGGTGTTCGCGGCGAACGGCGCGCTGGTCGTCGGCGGACGCGCGTACGGCGCGCGGTTCCGGTATCCGCAGCGGCGGGCGGAGGGCCCCGCGTACGCGGACTGGCTCAGGGGCAACGGGTTCGCCGAGGTGCTGGAGCCGGAGCACACCAACGAGGGCGAGGGCGACTTCCTCACGCTGGACCACGTGATCCTGGCCGGGACGGGCTTCCGGACGGACATCGCCGCCCACCAGGAGGCGCAGGAGTTCCTCGGACGGCCCGTAGTGACGCTGCGGCTGGTCGATCCGCGCTTCTACCACCTGGACACGGCCTTGTTCCCGCTCGGTGGCGACAATGTGGCGTACTACCCCGGCGCGTTCTCGCCGGGCAGCCGCGCGGTGCTGGAGAGACTGTTCCCGGACGCGGTCCTCGCCGGGGAGCGGGACGCGGCGGTGCTCGGGCTCAACGCCGTGTGCGACGGGCGCAACGTCGTCGTCGACGCCGGGGCGGTGGAGCTGATCGGCACGCTGCGGGGCCACGGATACGAGCCCGTTCCCGTCGATCTGTCGGAGTTGCGCAAGGCGGGCGGCGGGCCCAAGTGCTGCACGCTGGAGCTCCGTCCGTGA
- a CDS encoding peptidoglycan-binding domain-containing protein, which produces MTEASATEATTGHAPPYPGHPLKQPPPTKGEQVRTWQKQMVKRGFDLKVDGIYGPKSEDDARDLQKMAGLKIDGKVGEKTWKCTWECNITLPK; this is translated from the coding sequence ATGACTGAAGCAAGTGCCACAGAAGCCACAACGGGTCATGCGCCGCCCTACCCCGGTCACCCGCTCAAGCAGCCGCCGCCGACGAAGGGCGAGCAGGTGCGCACCTGGCAGAAGCAGATGGTCAAGCGTGGGTTCGACCTCAAGGTCGACGGCATCTACGGGCCGAAGTCCGAGGACGACGCCAGGGACCTTCAGAAGATGGCAGGTCTGAAAATCGACGGGAAGGTCGGAGAGAAGACCTGGAAGTGCACCTGGGAGTGCAACATCACACTGCCGAAGTAG
- a CDS encoding ATP-binding protein: MRPKSQIYVWPLDERTPRAARRAVAGLLDRWGVAEADADDVVLLVSEVVTNAVRHVRRELRDGGVVRVRVRVTGGRLRVDVTDPEPGCPRLGAAGENDEGHRGLIVVAACAGRWGWRPGPGGGKTVWWTQDVTRGGRRAGRRLIHGCGRAVLVLLARGR; encoded by the coding sequence GTGCGTCCGAAAAGCCAGATATATGTGTGGCCTTTGGACGAGCGGACGCCGCGGGCGGCGCGGCGGGCCGTCGCGGGCCTGCTGGACCGGTGGGGCGTGGCGGAGGCCGACGCGGACGACGTGGTGCTGCTGGTGTCCGAGGTCGTCACCAACGCCGTGCGGCATGTGCGGCGCGAGCTGCGGGACGGCGGGGTGGTGAGGGTCCGGGTGCGTGTGACGGGCGGGCGGCTCAGGGTGGACGTGACCGACCCCGAGCCGGGATGTCCCCGGCTCGGGGCGGCCGGGGAGAACGACGAGGGGCACCGGGGCCTGATCGTGGTCGCGGCGTGCGCGGGCCGGTGGGGGTGGCGGCCGGGGCCGGGCGGGGGCAAGACCGTTTGGTGGACGCAGGACGTGACGCGCGGCGGCCGGCGGGCGGGTCGGCGGCTGATCCACGGGTGCGGCCGCGCGGTGTTGGTCCTGCTGGCCAGAGGCCGGTGA
- a CDS encoding XRE family transcriptional regulator, with translation MKRRAALQSVAALGAGAVVSVSLSSESFSGVHKVLDHTVDVDEWDQAVHEYGQRIMTQPTGALVNNLTADILRVSQCLDRTQDLRDRAGLMRVSAGLSGLLAIEMGDVGDTRAARVSWSAARHAADASGDCALRVWVRGRAAEDAHWAGRTDQVVTDLADEAIGIAAGKPSPGLARAHAARAAVAASRGDDKSAIASIRRINETFERLSRPTDEQSVLSYRESQLRWAESFVFTRLGDRRAESVLAQALALYPVDAQGPITNLKLMQAAALVREGDADSGLRHAVTIIQHRPDAVTAGTRLLARQILRALPDRGRTLPAARELRALTSVA, from the coding sequence GTGAAACGGCGTGCCGCACTCCAATCGGTCGCTGCGCTGGGAGCTGGCGCCGTCGTCTCGGTGAGCCTGTCCAGCGAATCCTTCTCCGGTGTCCACAAGGTTCTGGATCACACCGTAGACGTGGACGAGTGGGACCAGGCCGTCCACGAGTACGGACAGCGGATCATGACCCAGCCGACCGGGGCCCTCGTCAACAATTTGACCGCTGACATCCTACGCGTGAGTCAGTGTCTTGATCGAACGCAGGACCTGCGTGATCGCGCCGGGCTCATGCGGGTCAGTGCCGGGTTGTCGGGCCTCCTGGCCATTGAAATGGGTGACGTGGGCGATACGAGGGCCGCTCGGGTCTCGTGGTCCGCCGCGCGCCACGCGGCGGACGCATCGGGTGACTGCGCGCTCAGAGTCTGGGTTCGTGGCAGAGCGGCCGAGGATGCCCACTGGGCAGGCCGAACTGATCAAGTAGTCACCGACCTCGCGGATGAAGCCATCGGCATCGCCGCGGGGAAACCTTCCCCCGGCCTGGCCCGCGCCCACGCGGCGCGGGCCGCCGTGGCGGCGAGCAGAGGCGACGACAAGAGTGCAATAGCCTCCATCAGGAGGATCAACGAGACATTCGAGCGACTCTCGCGTCCGACGGATGAGCAAAGCGTCCTCTCCTATCGCGAGAGCCAGTTGCGCTGGGCGGAGTCCTTCGTCTTCACGCGCTTGGGCGATCGTCGGGCTGAGTCGGTGCTCGCACAAGCCTTGGCGCTTTACCCGGTAGACGCTCAAGGGCCGATCACCAACCTGAAGCTCATGCAGGCCGCAGCGCTCGTGAGAGAGGGGGACGCTGATTCCGGGCTACGACATGCGGTCACGATCATCCAGCATCGTCCCGACGCGGTGACCGCAGGCACCAGACTCCTTG
- a CDS encoding uracil-DNA glycosylase: protein MTARPLSEIVEAGWATALAPVAGTIAAAGDWLRAEVAAGRRYLPAGNLILRAFTQPFDDVRVLIVGQDPYPTPGHPVGLSFSVAPDVRPLPASLINIFREYCDDLGHPQPSNGDLTPWAEQGVLLLNRALTVMPGKPNSHRDKGWEEVTEQAIRALAARGRPLVAILWGRNARNLRPMLGGVPCIESPHPSPYSADSGFFGSRPFSRANQLLEQQGAHPVDWKLP from the coding sequence ATGACCGCACGACCACTCTCCGAGATCGTCGAGGCGGGCTGGGCGACGGCGCTGGCGCCCGTCGCCGGGACGATCGCCGCCGCGGGCGACTGGCTGCGCGCCGAGGTCGCCGCCGGGCGCCGCTACCTCCCCGCCGGGAACCTCATCCTCAGGGCGTTCACCCAGCCCTTCGACGATGTGCGCGTCCTGATCGTCGGGCAGGACCCCTATCCGACGCCCGGCCACCCCGTCGGCCTCAGCTTCTCGGTGGCCCCGGACGTCCGCCCGCTCCCCGCCAGCCTGATCAACATCTTCCGCGAGTACTGCGACGACCTCGGCCATCCCCAGCCGTCCAACGGCGACCTCACCCCCTGGGCCGAGCAGGGCGTGCTGCTGCTCAACCGGGCCCTCACCGTGATGCCGGGCAAGCCCAACTCGCACCGCGACAAGGGCTGGGAAGAGGTCACCGAGCAGGCCATCCGCGCCCTCGCAGCCCGCGGCCGTCCCCTGGTGGCCATCCTCTGGGGGCGCAACGCCCGCAACCTCAGGCCGATGCTCGGCGGCGTCCCCTGCATCGAGTCACCCCACCCGAGCCCCTACTCCGCCGACAGCGGCTTCTTCGGATCCCGGCCCTTCAGCCGCGCGAACCAGCTCCTCGAACAACAGGGCGCCCACCCCGTCGACTGGAAACTCCCCTAA
- a CDS encoding WS/DGAT/MGAT family O-acyltransferase: MSQLTTVDATFLNAETGSTLAHIAGLCVLDTSSHPGGRLTAEQVTELVRARAHLAPLPLRRRLVQVPLGLDLPYWEDDPDFDPARHVHEIELSPPADGTRLADVVALLHEQPLDRSRPLWEMVLIHGLEGGRTALYAKVHHAAVDGVMAAEALAALLDLSPEPRDLPSDEPAPARAPATADMLGAGLLKAVTYPIRTAVSVARTVPQLDDIPGIAALPGVGPLASAVQGVLRRGGVPRAPRPSAPSTLFNRPIGPHRSVAWGGLPLAEIKEIRRALGGSVNDVVMALCAAALRQWLDKRGDLPGRPLVAGVPVSLRRGASGGASGGASGGASGGASGSGNQVSLMTVPLATHVPDPADRFAAVRRDMDLAKRRFTMSSGDWVREVSGLLPAPVAGPATRLALRAAPSLPLRPLNLIVSNVPGPQFPLYMCGARVLSYHPLSLVSDLSGGLNITVFSYDGTVDVGVVACRDLVPDPGEIVDHLVDALDEMKALTRA, encoded by the coding sequence ATGAGCCAGCTGACCACCGTGGACGCCACCTTCCTCAACGCCGAGACCGGCAGCACCCTCGCCCACATCGCGGGCCTGTGCGTTCTCGACACGTCCTCCCATCCGGGCGGGAGGCTCACCGCCGAGCAGGTGACCGAGCTGGTCAGGGCCCGCGCGCACCTCGCCCCGCTCCCGCTGCGGCGGCGGCTCGTCCAGGTGCCGCTCGGCCTGGACCTCCCCTACTGGGAGGACGACCCGGACTTCGACCCCGCGCGCCACGTCCACGAGATCGAGCTGTCCCCGCCAGCGGACGGGACGCGGCTCGCCGACGTCGTGGCGCTCCTGCACGAGCAGCCGCTCGACCGGTCGCGTCCGCTGTGGGAGATGGTGCTCATCCACGGGCTGGAGGGCGGGCGGACGGCGCTCTACGCGAAGGTGCACCACGCGGCCGTCGACGGGGTGATGGCCGCCGAGGCGCTCGCCGCGCTGCTGGACCTGTCTCCCGAACCGCGCGATCTGCCCTCGGACGAGCCCGCTCCCGCGCGCGCCCCCGCGACGGCCGACATGCTCGGCGCGGGGTTGCTGAAGGCGGTGACGTACCCCATCCGGACGGCCGTGTCCGTGGCGCGCACCGTCCCGCAGCTGGACGACATCCCGGGCATCGCGGCCCTTCCGGGTGTCGGGCCGCTGGCGTCGGCGGTGCAGGGCGTCCTGCGCCGCGGCGGCGTGCCCCGCGCGCCCCGGCCGAGCGCGCCGTCCACCCTCTTCAACCGGCCGATCGGCCCGCACCGCTCGGTGGCGTGGGGCGGGCTGCCGCTGGCAGAGATCAAGGAGATCCGGCGGGCGCTCGGCGGCAGCGTCAACGACGTCGTCATGGCGCTGTGCGCGGCGGCGCTGCGCCAGTGGCTGGACAAGCGCGGCGACCTGCCGGGCCGTCCGCTCGTGGCCGGTGTCCCGGTGTCGCTGCGCCGCGGGGCGTCCGGCGGGGCGTCCGGCGGGGCCTCCGGCGGCGCGTCCGGCGGGGCCTCCGGATCGGGGAACCAGGTGTCGCTCATGACCGTGCCGCTGGCCACCCACGTGCCCGACCCGGCGGACCGCTTCGCGGCGGTCCGGCGCGATATGGACCTGGCCAAGCGCCGGTTCACGATGTCCTCGGGGGACTGGGTGCGGGAGGTCAGCGGGCTCCTGCCCGCGCCGGTCGCCGGGCCCGCCACCCGTCTCGCCCTGCGCGCGGCCCCGTCCCTCCCGCTGCGTCCCCTCAACCTGATCGTCTCGAACGTGCCGGGCCCGCAGTTCCCGCTGTACATGTGCGGCGCCCGGGTGCTCTCCTACCACCCGCTCTCACTCGTCAGCGACCTCAGCGGCGGCCTCAACATCACCGTGTTCTCCTACGACGGCACGGTGGACGTCGGCGTCGTCGCCTGCCGCGACCTCGTCCCCGACCCCGGGGAGATCGTCGACCATCTCGTGGACGCGCTGGACGAGATGAAGGCGCTCACCCGGGCGTGA
- a CDS encoding helix-turn-helix domain-containing protein: MDTTEDVLAGVGPRLRRLRQERDVTLATLAEATGISVSTLSRLESGKRRPSLELLLPLAQAHQVPLDELVGAPAVGDPRIRPRAQRRGDMIVLPLTRRPGGVQAFKMIVPERAETDPRTHEGYDWLYVLNGRLRLILAGRDMVLEPGEAAEFDTRLPHWFGGAGGPVELLSLFGPQGERMHLRAAPRGR; the protein is encoded by the coding sequence ATGGACACGACGGAGGATGTGCTCGCCGGTGTCGGGCCGAGGCTCCGGCGGCTGCGGCAAGAACGGGACGTGACGTTGGCCACGCTCGCCGAGGCCACCGGGATCTCGGTCAGCACCTTGTCCCGGCTGGAGTCGGGCAAGCGGCGCCCCAGCCTGGAACTGCTGCTGCCGCTCGCGCAGGCGCACCAGGTGCCGCTGGACGAACTGGTCGGCGCCCCGGCGGTCGGCGACCCGCGGATCAGGCCGCGGGCGCAGCGGCGGGGCGACATGATCGTGCTGCCGCTGACCCGCCGTCCCGGCGGCGTGCAGGCGTTCAAGATGATCGTCCCGGAGCGGGCCGAGACCGACCCGCGGACCCACGAGGGCTATGACTGGCTGTACGTGCTGAACGGGCGGCTGCGGCTCATCCTGGCCGGGCGCGACATGGTGCTGGAGCCGGGCGAGGCCGCCGAGTTCGACACCCGGCTGCCGCACTGGTTCGGCGGCGCGGGCGGGCCGGTCGAGCTGCTCAGCCTGTTCGGCCCGCAGGGGGAACGGATGCACCTGCGCGCGGCCCCCCGAGGCAGATGA
- a CDS encoding DUF5925 domain-containing protein codes for MTMPQDVLHLIEPRESVTDIEAGSPVPVVFNLSDNNSPADVMDVLSLRPFASGEQPWSRSTRLEHVRADAPLRPDGARLVRVAHEKGKESVLAEGDGWTLLTNRWKNGAAYLAVSAVSDELAESVLEESVKDATEPPKTDETNVEMGFWHMGSHGPVRTERAISADSWADIRRNYTAPVADALDEVMNLTREQVSGRLLLLHGPPGTGKTTALRALARAWNGWCQADCVLDPEALFGTPSYLMEVAVGDDEDEARRWRLLILEDCDELIRGEAKQSTGQGLSRLLNLTDGMLGQGRDVLVAITTNEDLAMLHPAVVRPGRCLAQIEVGPLTRDEATAWLAEPDTAGAGAAADEIGPDGATLAELAALRKGEKRPEGGAAPATATGFYL; via the coding sequence ATGACCATGCCGCAGGACGTCCTGCACCTCATCGAGCCTCGGGAGAGCGTGACCGACATCGAGGCGGGCTCGCCCGTGCCCGTGGTCTTCAACCTCAGCGACAACAACTCGCCCGCGGACGTGATGGACGTGCTGTCGCTGCGGCCGTTCGCGTCCGGGGAGCAGCCGTGGTCGCGGTCCACGCGGCTGGAGCACGTCCGCGCGGACGCGCCGCTCCGCCCGGACGGGGCGCGGCTGGTGCGCGTCGCCCACGAGAAGGGCAAGGAATCGGTGCTGGCCGAGGGCGACGGCTGGACGCTGCTGACGAACCGGTGGAAGAACGGCGCCGCCTACCTCGCGGTGTCGGCGGTGTCCGACGAGCTGGCCGAGAGCGTCCTGGAGGAGTCGGTCAAGGACGCGACGGAGCCGCCGAAGACCGACGAGACCAACGTCGAGATGGGGTTCTGGCACATGGGCTCGCACGGGCCCGTCCGCACCGAGCGCGCCATCTCCGCCGACTCGTGGGCCGACATCCGCCGCAACTACACCGCGCCCGTCGCGGACGCGCTGGACGAGGTGATGAACCTCACCCGCGAGCAGGTGTCGGGGAGGCTCCTGCTGCTGCACGGCCCGCCCGGCACCGGCAAGACCACCGCGCTGCGGGCGCTCGCCCGCGCCTGGAACGGCTGGTGCCAGGCCGACTGCGTCCTCGACCCCGAGGCGCTGTTCGGCACGCCCAGCTACCTGATGGAGGTCGCGGTCGGCGACGACGAGGACGAGGCCCGCCGCTGGCGGCTGCTCATCCTGGAGGACTGCGACGAGCTGATCCGCGGCGAGGCCAAGCAGTCGACGGGCCAGGGCCTGTCGCGGCTGCTCAACCTCACCGACGGGATGCTCGGGCAGGGCCGGGACGTGCTGGTGGCCATCACCACCAACGAGGACCTCGCGATGCTGCACCCGGCCGTCGTCCGTCCCGGGCGGTGCCTGGCGCAGATCGAGGTCGGCCCGCTGACCAGGGACGAGGCGACCGCCTGGCTGGCGGAGCCGGACACCGCCGGCGCCGGTGCGGCGGCGGACGAGATCGGCCCGGACGGTGCGACGCTGGCGGAGCTGGCCGCGCTCCGCAAGGGAGAGAAGCGTCCGGAGGGCGGCGCGGCGCCCGCCACCGCCACCGGCTTCTACCTCTAG
- a CDS encoding XRE family transcriptional regulator: MTDQQLPAWAVRIRRERLARGWGPFKTARRMYAAVGIDHPDTSQVKHLARQNNRHEKGEVFPADWGHAYAIVFELTEKELFGQESIDQAMGTVSGSHAPDDRDHDVKRRAALRLFTATSAGTAVPAGVMEEIFSGVDRALDHTVNVDEWDQAVHEYGQRITARSAGALIQNLVADVITVGQLLERTHVPSDRAGLMRVSAGLSGLLAVELDDVGDDRAARISWNIARRAADASGNRDVRVWIRGRAAQAGYRVERSDQAVINLTDEAIRIADGRPSAGLARAHAARACLAAERGDGEGALAAIEKTRETFETLPQGTDGQTTLSFSESQLLGAETFVFVHLGDKRASAALEHALALYPPKAQTSITSLQMMRAASLVKARDIDSGLQHAVTVIQDRRDAVKAGTRLLARQILHMLPDQARALPAARELRALMSAAPAPKGL, from the coding sequence ATGACTGACCAGCAGCTTCCCGCCTGGGCCGTCCGCATCCGCCGCGAACGGCTCGCCCGCGGCTGGGGCCCGTTCAAGACGGCCCGCCGCATGTACGCCGCCGTCGGTATCGATCATCCCGACACGAGCCAGGTCAAGCACCTGGCAAGGCAGAACAACCGCCACGAGAAAGGCGAGGTCTTCCCCGCCGACTGGGGCCACGCCTACGCGATCGTGTTCGAATTGACAGAAAAGGAGCTGTTCGGACAGGAGTCCATCGATCAGGCCATGGGTACCGTATCGGGAAGCCATGCTCCCGACGACAGGGACCACGACGTGAAACGCCGCGCCGCACTCCGGTTGTTCACCGCAACCAGCGCCGGGACCGCCGTCCCGGCCGGGGTCATGGAGGAGATCTTCTCCGGTGTCGATCGGGCCCTCGACCACACCGTGAACGTGGACGAGTGGGACCAGGCCGTCCACGAGTACGGACAGCGAATCACGGCCAGGTCGGCCGGTGCGCTGATCCAAAATCTGGTGGCCGACGTCATTACCGTCGGACAGCTACTCGAACGGACACACGTGCCCTCGGACCGCGCCGGGCTCATGCGGGTCAGCGCAGGGTTGTCGGGCCTCCTGGCCGTCGAACTCGATGATGTCGGAGATGATCGTGCCGCGCGTATCTCCTGGAACATCGCCCGCCGGGCGGCGGACGCCTCAGGTAACCGTGACGTGCGGGTATGGATACGCGGCAGAGCGGCACAGGCTGGCTATCGGGTCGAGCGGTCTGATCAGGCTGTCATCAACCTGACCGACGAGGCCATTAGGATCGCCGATGGCAGGCCATCGGCGGGACTTGCCCGGGCCCACGCGGCGCGGGCCTGCCTCGCGGCTGAGCGTGGGGATGGTGAAGGCGCGCTCGCCGCGATCGAGAAGACAAGGGAGACGTTCGAAACCCTTCCGCAGGGAACGGACGGACAGACCACCCTTTCCTTCAGTGAGAGCCAACTGCTTGGGGCGGAGACCTTCGTCTTCGTCCATTTGGGGGATAAACGAGCTTCAGCAGCGCTTGAGCATGCATTGGCCCTCTACCCGCCGAAGGCCCAGACGTCGATCACCAGCCTGCAGATGATGCGGGCGGCGTCCTTGGTGAAGGCGAGGGACATCGACTCTGGCCTCCAACATGCGGTCACGGTCATCCAGGATCGCCGCGATGCTGTGAAGGCAGGCACCAGGCTTTTGGCGCGCCAAATCCTGCACATGCTCCCCGACCAGGCACGCGCGCTCCCAGCGGCCCGCGAGCTCCGCGCCCTCATGTCCGCCGCGCCGGCCCCAAAAGGCCTGTGA
- a CDS encoding MFS transporter codes for MQTVQNPQVSREARKQGAAPLAWALWSVGVLAYVAAILHRTSLGVAGLDAVHRFDASAGMLASFTVLQLLVYAGLQIPVGLMLDRVGPRRMIAGGALLMAAGQALMAVSTGIGGAVAARVMVGAGDAMTFISVLAIVASWFPGRQVPVVTQLTGLLGQLGQVLSAVPLAALLHGPGWGAAYGSAAALGTLIGVLALAVLRDAPRTTRPAPPSLREIGRDVRAAWRRPGTRLGLWTHFVTQFSSNTFALMWGFPYLVSGQGMSPAAASTLLTLFVLANVVSGPLVGRLVARRPLRRSRLVLGIVAVNVAAWAVTLAWPPPAPSWLLVLLVLCVALGGPGAMIGFDYARTFNPPGKQGTATGIVNVGGFTAALVTILLIGLVLDALSPGRDFTPGAFRAAWTVQIPIWTIGVAGVLRTRHLVRRERAADQAVS; via the coding sequence GTGCAAACCGTCCAAAACCCCCAGGTCTCCCGGGAGGCACGGAAACAGGGCGCCGCGCCCCTCGCCTGGGCGCTGTGGTCCGTGGGCGTCCTCGCCTACGTCGCGGCGATCCTGCATAGGACGTCCCTCGGCGTCGCCGGGCTCGACGCCGTGCACCGCTTCGACGCGTCCGCCGGGATGCTCGCGTCCTTCACCGTCCTGCAACTGCTGGTCTACGCGGGACTCCAAATCCCCGTCGGCCTCATGCTCGACCGCGTCGGCCCGCGCCGCATGATCGCCGGGGGCGCGCTGCTGATGGCGGCGGGGCAGGCGCTGATGGCCGTCTCCACCGGCATCGGCGGCGCGGTCGCCGCCCGCGTCATGGTCGGCGCGGGCGACGCGATGACGTTCATCAGCGTGCTCGCGATCGTCGCGTCCTGGTTCCCCGGACGGCAGGTCCCCGTCGTCACGCAGCTCACCGGGCTCCTCGGCCAGCTCGGGCAGGTGCTCAGCGCCGTCCCGCTCGCGGCGCTCCTGCACGGCCCCGGGTGGGGCGCCGCCTACGGCTCCGCCGCCGCGCTCGGCACCCTCATCGGCGTCCTCGCCCTCGCCGTTCTGCGGGACGCGCCGCGCACCACCCGGCCCGCGCCGCCGTCCCTCCGCGAGATCGGCCGCGACGTGCGCGCCGCCTGGCGCCGTCCGGGAACCCGGCTCGGCCTCTGGACGCACTTCGTCACCCAGTTCTCGTCCAACACGTTCGCGCTGATGTGGGGATTTCCGTACCTGGTGTCCGGCCAGGGCATGAGCCCCGCCGCGGCGTCCACCCTGCTGACCCTGTTCGTCCTGGCCAACGTCGTGTCCGGGCCCCTCGTCGGCAGGCTCGTCGCCCGCCGTCCGCTGCGGCGGTCCCGGCTCGTCCTCGGCATCGTCGCGGTCAACGTCGCGGCCTGGGCGGTCACCCTCGCGTGGCCGCCGCCCGCCCCGTCCTGGCTGCTCGTCCTGCTCGTCCTCTGCGTCGCGCTGGGCGGCCCCGGCGCGATGATCGGCTTCGACTACGCCCGCACGTTCAACCCGCCCGGGAAGCAGGGCACCGCGACCGGCATCGTCAACGTGGGCGGATTCACCGCCGCCCTGGTCACGATCCTGCTCATCGGCCTCGTCCTGGACGCCCTGTCGCCCGGCCGGGACTTCACCCCGGGCGCGTTCCGCGCGGCCTGGACCGTCCAGATCCCCATCTGGACGATCGGCGTCGCGGGCGTCCTGCGCACCCGCCACCTGGTCCGCCGCGAGCGCGCGGCGGACCAGGCCGTCAGCTGA